One window from the genome of Pseudoliparis swirei isolate HS2019 ecotype Mariana Trench chromosome 24, NWPU_hadal_v1, whole genome shotgun sequence encodes:
- the LOC130190575 gene encoding uncharacterized protein LOC130190575 isoform X1, protein MEKSQWDLKKIRFQRRRLTRLDDFVHTSKTTLKALLREYSDSLKRKKKSTTETIIPQAPTTTKDLDHNEKAIKGLSTSLKPTDDEDAQGCTVDSPSQLQKLWGQNDTEVVVSEIPSQFKGNSFMIHHSELRTLRPQEWLAGEVIECLLHHTLNELHLGNKLYILNYYTANVILFGKREAVRRNSLSKINFEDYEGIVSFVNVHNTHWKFLYISAAQGSIYLVDPFHTSTELADSNNAAKRFRFSVTAVPAGSTASASEWTHKPFRKHQIPTGTAVCVPNYCTKRMCNIFRVRATDEV, encoded by the exons ATGGAGAAAAGTCAATGGGATCTGAAAAAGATCCGTTTTCAACGGAGACGACTGACCAGACTTGATGACTTTGTCCACACCTCCAAAACCACCCTGAAGGCCCTTCTTAGGGAATACAGTGACTctttgaagaggaagaagaag AGCACAACAGAAACAATCATACCACAagctccaacaacaacaaaagatctTGACCATAATGAAAAGGCCATTAAAGGGCTTTCAACAAGCTTG AAGCCAACAGATGATGAGGATGCACAGGGATGCACAGTTGATTCTCCATCACAG CTCCAGAAACTGTGGGGACAAAATGACACAGAAGTGGTTGTGTCGGAGATCCCCTCTCAATTTAAAGGAAACAGCTTCATGATCCATCACAGCGAGCTACGAACCCTCAGACCTCAAGAATGGCTTGCAGGCGAG GTAATTGAGTGTCTCTTGCATCACACACTCAACGAGCTCCATTTGGGGAATAAACTTTATATCCTCAACTACTACACGGCTAATGTGATCCTCTTTGGAAAGAGAGAAGCTGTCAGGAGGAACAGTTTGTCCAAG ATCAACTTTGAGGACTACGAAGGAATCGTGTCTTTTGTGAATGTACACAACACTCACTGGAAGTTTCTG TACATCAGTGCTGCCCAAGGCAGCATTTATTTGGTGGACCCATTCCACACATCCACAGAGCTGGCAGACTCCAACAATGCTGCCAAAAGATTCCG attcaGTGTGACAGCTGTTCCCGCTGGTTCCACAGCCAGTGCCTCGGAATGGACACATAAACCCTTCAGAAAGCATCAAATTCCAACTGGAACTGCTGTCTGTGTCCCTAATTATTGCACCAAAAGGATGTGCAACATttttagggtccgagcgacagacgaagtctga
- the LOC130190575 gene encoding uncharacterized protein LOC130190575 isoform X2 yields the protein MEKSQWDLKKIRFQRRRLTRLDDFVHTSKTTLKALLREYSDSLKRKKKSTTETIIPQAPTTTKDLDHNEKAIKGLSTSLKPTDDEDAQGCTVDSPSQLQKLWGQNDTEVVVSEIPSQFKGNSFMIHHSELRTLRPQEWLAGEVIECLLHHTLNELHLGNKLYILNYYTANVILFGKREAVRRNSLSKINFEDYEGIVSFVNVHNTHWKFLYISAAQGSIYLVDPFHTSTELADSNNAAKRFREYFKM from the exons ATGGAGAAAAGTCAATGGGATCTGAAAAAGATCCGTTTTCAACGGAGACGACTGACCAGACTTGATGACTTTGTCCACACCTCCAAAACCACCCTGAAGGCCCTTCTTAGGGAATACAGTGACTctttgaagaggaagaagaag AGCACAACAGAAACAATCATACCACAagctccaacaacaacaaaagatctTGACCATAATGAAAAGGCCATTAAAGGGCTTTCAACAAGCTTG AAGCCAACAGATGATGAGGATGCACAGGGATGCACAGTTGATTCTCCATCACAG CTCCAGAAACTGTGGGGACAAAATGACACAGAAGTGGTTGTGTCGGAGATCCCCTCTCAATTTAAAGGAAACAGCTTCATGATCCATCACAGCGAGCTACGAACCCTCAGACCTCAAGAATGGCTTGCAGGCGAG GTAATTGAGTGTCTCTTGCATCACACACTCAACGAGCTCCATTTGGGGAATAAACTTTATATCCTCAACTACTACACGGCTAATGTGATCCTCTTTGGAAAGAGAGAAGCTGTCAGGAGGAACAGTTTGTCCAAG ATCAACTTTGAGGACTACGAAGGAATCGTGTCTTTTGTGAATGTACACAACACTCACTGGAAGTTTCTG TACATCAGTGCTGCCCAAGGCAGCATTTATTTGGTGGACCCATTCCACACATCCACAGAGCTGGCAGACTCCAACAATGCTGCCAAAAGATTCCG TGAGTACTTCAAAATGTGA